A region of Candidatus Binatia bacterium DNA encodes the following proteins:
- a CDS encoding enoyl-CoA hydratase-related protein, translated as MSLVTLKRDGDVAELTIDRADKLNALDRATLLELRAAVAALAREPARVVLVASAGERVFVSGADIAAMSQMSVEEARAFAQLGHETFDALEALPSLVVAVVQGAALGGGCELMLACDLAIAGEKARFGQPETNLGLIPGFGGCARLLRRVGVGLARELIYSGRLLSAEEALRAGLVQRVVPQGELRAAARKWAEELAARPPLAIARAKAAMAAAETSDARSAARVEIEAFASLFGAEDTREGLTAFLEKRTPTFRGV; from the coding sequence ATGTCTCTCGTCACCCTGAAGCGCGACGGCGACGTCGCCGAGCTCACCATCGACCGCGCCGACAAGCTGAACGCGCTCGACCGCGCGACGCTGCTCGAGCTGCGCGCCGCCGTGGCGGCGCTTGCGCGCGAGCCGGCGCGCGTCGTGCTGGTCGCGAGCGCCGGCGAGCGCGTGTTCGTCTCGGGCGCCGACATCGCGGCGATGTCGCAGATGTCGGTCGAGGAGGCGCGCGCGTTCGCGCAGCTCGGTCACGAGACCTTCGACGCGCTCGAGGCGCTGCCGTCGCTGGTGGTCGCGGTCGTGCAGGGCGCGGCGCTCGGCGGCGGCTGCGAGCTGATGCTGGCGTGCGACCTCGCGATCGCCGGCGAGAAGGCGCGCTTCGGCCAGCCGGAGACCAACCTCGGCCTGATCCCGGGCTTCGGCGGCTGCGCGCGGCTCCTGCGCCGCGTCGGCGTCGGGCTCGCGCGCGAGCTGATCTACAGCGGGCGTCTGCTCTCGGCCGAGGAGGCGCTGCGCGCAGGTCTCGTCCAGCGCGTGGTGCCGCAGGGCGAGCTGCGCGCGGCGGCGCGCAAGTGGGCCGAGGAGCTCGCGGCGCGCCCACCGCTCGCGATCGCGCGCGCCAAGGCGGCGATGGCCGCGGCCGAGACCAGCGACGCGCGCAGCGCGGCGCGCGTCGAGATCGAGGCGTTCGCGAGCCTGTTCGGCGCCGAGGACACCCGCGAGGGCCTGACCGCCTTCCTTGAGAAGCGCACCCCGACCTTCCGCGGCGTGTGA
- a CDS encoding cobalamin B12-binding domain-containing protein: MDRPVRILVAKPGLDGHDRGAKIIARALRDAGFEVIYTGLHQTPEMIVEAALQEDVDGIGLSILSGAHLVQFPAVIELLRERNAGDIKVFGGGIIPEDDIAELTRMGVAKVFTPGATTQEIIDWVKQNVKPRDA; the protein is encoded by the coding sequence ATGGACCGCCCCGTTCGCATCCTCGTCGCCAAGCCCGGCCTCGACGGGCACGACCGCGGTGCCAAGATCATCGCTCGCGCGCTGCGCGACGCGGGCTTCGAGGTGATCTACACCGGCCTCCACCAGACGCCCGAGATGATCGTCGAGGCCGCCCTGCAGGAGGACGTCGACGGCATCGGCCTGTCGATCCTGTCGGGCGCGCACCTCGTGCAGTTCCCGGCCGTGATCGAGCTCCTGCGTGAGCGCAACGCCGGCGACATCAAGGTCTTCGGCGGCGGCATCATCCCCGAGGACGACATCGCCGAGCTCACCCGGATGGGCGTCGCCAAGGTCTTCACGCCCGGCGCGACGACGCAGGAGATCATCGACTGGGTGAAGCAGAACGTAAAGCCGCGCGACGCCTGA
- a CDS encoding NAD(P)/FAD-dependent oxidoreductase, whose protein sequence is MERRDLVIVGGGPAGSATALALAQLDPGLASRALLLDRAEFPRDKTCAGGLIPHTLHVLRELGLELDVPAVRVDHASVEVKGERIEIPAPGCCWIIRRRELDAMLLGAVRERGVEVREGVKVLGAAREGDAIRLETTAGALRTRAVVGADGSGSLVRRALVSREEGFVARAVMADVPIDASEAPARFEFDFRATPLGLAGYAWSFPCLIEGRPHWNVGAYSITRRGEGARLARLVDERARDDRAPRKAHPIRLHHKDAPISGPGVLLVGDAAGVDPLLGEGISFALQYGQLAAQSLVAGFAVDDLGFRDYGRRVARSPMGVKLRRLGLAARLLYGPSGPLWFRLVRMSRRAQIIGMNWYNGVAN, encoded by the coding sequence ATGGAGCGCAGGGACCTGGTGATCGTCGGCGGCGGGCCAGCGGGCAGCGCCACCGCGCTCGCGCTCGCGCAGCTCGATCCGGGTCTCGCGTCGCGCGCCCTGCTGCTCGATCGCGCCGAGTTCCCGCGTGACAAGACCTGCGCCGGCGGCCTGATCCCGCACACGCTGCACGTGCTGCGCGAGCTCGGCCTCGAGCTCGACGTTCCTGCGGTGCGCGTCGACCACGCGAGCGTCGAGGTCAAGGGCGAGCGCATCGAGATCCCGGCGCCCGGCTGCTGCTGGATCATCCGGCGACGCGAGCTCGACGCGATGCTGCTCGGCGCGGTCCGCGAGCGTGGCGTCGAGGTGCGCGAGGGCGTCAAGGTGCTCGGCGCCGCGCGCGAGGGCGACGCGATCCGGCTCGAGACGACCGCGGGAGCGCTGCGCACGCGCGCCGTGGTCGGCGCCGACGGCTCGGGCAGCCTGGTGCGCCGCGCGCTCGTGAGCCGCGAGGAGGGCTTCGTCGCCCGCGCCGTGATGGCCGACGTGCCGATCGACGCGAGCGAGGCGCCGGCGCGCTTCGAGTTCGACTTCCGCGCCACACCGCTCGGGCTCGCGGGCTACGCGTGGTCCTTCCCCTGCCTGATCGAGGGACGTCCGCACTGGAACGTCGGCGCGTACTCGATCACGCGTCGCGGCGAGGGCGCGCGGCTCGCGCGTCTGGTCGACGAGCGCGCGCGCGACGATCGTGCGCCGCGCAAGGCGCACCCGATCCGGCTGCACCACAAGGACGCGCCGATCTCGGGGCCCGGCGTGCTGCTCGTCGGCGACGCGGCGGGCGTCGATCCGCTGCTCGGCGAGGGGATCTCGTTCGCGCTGCAGTACGGTCAGCTCGCGGCGCAGAGCCTGGTCGCTGGATTTGCGGTGGACGACCTCGGCTTCCGAGACTATGGACGACGAGTCGCCCGCTCACCGATGGGGGTCAAGCTCCGTCGGCTGGGGCTCGCGGCGCGGCTCCTCTACGGCCCGTCCGGGCCGCTGTGGTTCCGCCTCGTCCGGATGAGCCGGCGAGCGCAGATCATCGGTATGAACTGGTACAATGGGGTGGCAAACTGA
- a CDS encoding acetyl-CoA C-acetyltransferase, whose translation MAEAVIVSATRTAIGSMGGSLSSLPATTLGAVAIREALKRAGVEGKEVGEVILGNVLAAGLGLNAARVAYLEAGIPKEVPGYGVNKACGSGLKAVANAAAGVLSGEYDIAVAGGMESMSNAPYLLKKARFGYRLGHDQLLDSMIADGLSCPITYVHMGVTAENIAKKYEISRKEQDEFAAESQARAAAAQAAGKFRAEIVPVEVPGKKKGETVQFAVDEFPRPDTTVEKLSALKPAFQKDGTVTAGNASGINDGAAALVVMSATAAKDRGLKPLAKIRAWASAGVDPSIMGMGPWPAVEKVLAKAGLRKDEIDLWELNEAFAAQSLGVLRELKLDPKKVNVNGGAIALGHPIGASGARVLVTLLHAMQDRDAHLGVASLCIGGGQGIAMVVER comes from the coding sequence ATGGCAGAAGCAGTGATCGTATCGGCGACGCGCACGGCGATCGGTTCCATGGGCGGCTCGCTCTCGAGCCTGCCGGCGACGACGCTCGGCGCGGTCGCGATCCGCGAAGCGCTCAAGCGCGCGGGCGTCGAGGGCAAGGAGGTCGGCGAGGTCATCCTCGGCAACGTGCTCGCAGCCGGCCTCGGGCTGAACGCCGCGCGCGTCGCGTACCTCGAGGCCGGAATCCCGAAGGAGGTCCCGGGCTACGGCGTCAACAAGGCGTGCGGCTCGGGCCTGAAGGCGGTCGCGAACGCCGCGGCGGGCGTGCTCTCCGGCGAGTACGACATCGCGGTGGCGGGCGGCATGGAGAGCATGTCGAACGCGCCCTACCTGCTGAAGAAGGCGCGCTTCGGCTACCGCCTCGGCCACGACCAGCTGCTCGACTCGATGATCGCCGACGGTCTGTCGTGTCCGATCACCTACGTCCACATGGGCGTGACCGCCGAGAACATCGCCAAGAAGTACGAGATCTCCCGCAAGGAGCAGGACGAGTTCGCGGCGGAGAGCCAGGCGCGCGCGGCCGCCGCGCAGGCCGCCGGCAAGTTCCGCGCGGAGATCGTCCCGGTCGAGGTGCCCGGCAAGAAGAAGGGCGAGACCGTGCAGTTCGCGGTCGACGAGTTCCCGCGTCCCGACACGACGGTCGAGAAGCTCTCGGCGCTGAAGCCGGCGTTCCAGAAGGACGGCACGGTCACCGCGGGCAACGCGTCGGGCATCAACGACGGCGCCGCGGCGCTGGTGGTGATGAGCGCCACCGCGGCGAAGGACCGCGGCCTCAAGCCGCTCGCCAAGATCCGCGCCTGGGCGTCGGCGGGCGTCGACCCGTCGATCATGGGCATGGGCCCGTGGCCGGCGGTCGAGAAGGTGCTCGCCAAGGCCGGGCTGCGCAAGGACGAGATCGACCTCTGGGAGCTCAACGAGGCCTTCGCCGCGCAGTCGCTCGGCGTGCTCCGCGAGCTGAAGCTCGACCCGAAGAAGGTCAACGTGAACGGCGGCGCGATCGCGCTCGGCCATCCGATCGGCGCGAGCGGCGCCCGCGTGCTCGTCACCCTGCTGCACGCGATGCAGGACCGCGACGCTCACCTCGGTGTCGCGTCGCTGTGCATCGGCGGCGGTCAGGGCATCGCCATGGTCGTCGAGCGCTGA
- a CDS encoding HAD family hydrolase, producing the protein MSVAAFFDIDGTLLSVNTAPLYARYLRQHGRARRRDLLRTAFYLLQYRLNLLDIDRAIERASGLIAGQRESEIEEFCERWYRDMVRRYVVPEMVAILERHRAAGHVIALLSSSTRYLAQPLARDLGVEHLLVTRLEVVDGRFTGRAIAPVCYGPGKVHFAREFAERNGIDLAQSFFYTDSVTDVPVLELVGHPRVVNPDRLLRRLARKRGWEIVLDGGVSVGAA; encoded by the coding sequence GTGAGCGTCGCCGCGTTCTTCGACATCGACGGCACGCTGCTCTCGGTGAACACCGCGCCGCTCTACGCGCGCTACCTGCGCCAGCACGGCCGCGCGCGACGGCGCGACCTGCTGCGCACCGCGTTCTACCTGCTGCAGTACCGGCTCAACCTGCTCGACATCGATCGCGCCATCGAGCGCGCGAGCGGCCTGATCGCCGGGCAGCGCGAGAGCGAGATCGAGGAGTTCTGCGAGCGGTGGTACCGCGACATGGTGCGCCGCTACGTGGTGCCCGAGATGGTCGCGATCCTCGAGCGTCATCGCGCCGCGGGACACGTCATCGCGCTGCTCTCGAGCAGCACGCGCTACCTCGCGCAGCCGCTCGCACGCGACCTCGGCGTCGAGCACCTGCTGGTGACGCGTCTCGAGGTCGTCGATGGACGCTTCACGGGCCGCGCGATCGCGCCGGTGTGCTACGGCCCGGGCAAGGTGCACTTCGCGCGCGAGTTCGCGGAGCGCAACGGGATCGACCTCGCGCAGAGCTTCTTCTACACCGACTCGGTCACCGACGTGCCGGTGCTCGAGCTCGTCGGGCACCCGCGGGTCGTGAATCCGGATCGGCTGCTGAGGCGGCTCGCGCGCAAGCGGGGCTGGGAGATCGTGCTCGACGGAGGGGTGAGCGTTGGCGCGGCGTAG
- the dnaB gene encoding replicative DNA helicase yields MSSDSSGGNRVPPQSIEAEEAVLGAILLDNRALDRANEILTADDFYREAHRRIFRALNELDDRRERADVITLTECLKRRGDLEAVGGAAAIAELVERTATTANVDLYAQIVKDKAILRALMEASNDIAQRAASGTGDVSEFLDDAERMIFEISQRKIRQPYSRLESIIVQSIKTIEALYEKKEAVTGVPTGFYEFDRLTSGLQPSDLIIVAGRPSMGKSALATNMAQYAAANCGGRAVVMFSLEMSKESLVMRMLCGEARVDGTKVRTGYLGERDFPRLAMAAGRLADLPFYIDDTPALSVLELRAKARRLQRENEKNGGLALIVIDYLQLMRAHKDVDNREQEISLISRSLKALAKELNVPVIALSQLNRAVEARADKRPMMSDLRESGAIEQDADLIVFVYRDDFYNKASPEEGIAEIIIAKQRNGPQGTVKLAFRKEYTTFENLSTREDDELVGQYDEAEL; encoded by the coding sequence GTGAGTAGTGATTCGTCGGGCGGCAACCGCGTTCCGCCGCAGAGCATCGAGGCCGAAGAGGCGGTGCTCGGCGCGATCCTGCTCGACAACCGCGCCCTCGATCGCGCCAACGAGATCCTCACCGCCGACGACTTCTACCGCGAAGCGCACCGGCGCATCTTCCGCGCGCTGAACGAGCTCGACGACCGGCGCGAGCGCGCCGACGTCATCACGCTGACGGAGTGCCTCAAGCGGCGAGGCGACCTCGAGGCGGTCGGCGGCGCCGCGGCGATCGCGGAGCTCGTCGAGCGCACGGCGACGACCGCGAACGTCGACCTCTACGCGCAGATCGTCAAGGACAAGGCGATCCTGCGCGCGCTGATGGAGGCGTCGAACGACATCGCGCAGCGCGCCGCGAGCGGCACCGGCGACGTTTCGGAGTTCCTCGACGACGCCGAGCGCATGATCTTCGAGATCAGCCAGCGCAAGATTCGCCAGCCGTACTCGCGCCTCGAGTCGATCATCGTCCAGTCGATCAAGACGATCGAGGCGCTCTACGAGAAGAAGGAGGCGGTCACCGGCGTCCCGACGGGCTTCTACGAGTTCGACCGGCTGACCTCGGGGCTGCAGCCCTCGGACCTCATCATCGTCGCCGGGCGCCCGTCGATGGGAAAGAGCGCGCTCGCGACCAACATGGCGCAGTACGCCGCCGCCAACTGCGGCGGCCGCGCGGTGGTGATGTTCTCCCTCGAGATGTCGAAGGAGTCGCTGGTGATGCGCATGCTGTGCGGCGAGGCGCGCGTCGACGGCACCAAGGTGCGCACCGGCTACCTCGGCGAGCGCGACTTCCCGCGCCTCGCCATGGCCGCGGGACGCCTCGCTGACCTGCCGTTCTACATCGACGACACCCCGGCGCTGTCGGTGCTCGAGCTGCGCGCGAAGGCGCGCCGCCTGCAGCGCGAGAACGAGAAGAACGGCGGGCTCGCGCTGATCGTCATCGACTACCTGCAGCTCATGCGCGCGCACAAGGACGTCGACAACCGCGAGCAGGAGATCTCGTTGATCTCGCGCTCGCTGAAGGCGCTCGCGAAGGAGCTGAACGTGCCGGTGATCGCGCTCTCGCAGCTCAACCGTGCCGTCGAGGCGCGCGCCGACAAGCGCCCCATGATGTCCGACCTGCGCGAGTCGGGCGCGATCGAGCAGGACGCCGACCTGATCGTCTTCGTCTACCGCGACGACTTCTACAACAAGGCGTCGCCCGAGGAGGGCATCGCCGAGATCATCATCGCGAAGCAGCGCAACGGTCCGCAGGGCACCGTCAAGCTCGCGTTCCGCAAGGAGTACACGACCTTCGAGAACCTGAGCACGCGCGAGGACGACGAGCTCGTCGGTCAGTACGACGAGGCGGAGCTCTGA
- the thiE gene encoding thiamine phosphate synthase, whose protein sequence is MSDAAGRPQTRPSGAFVAAPFYPILDAAPDLDDPRPIRALAAQVLRAGVPWLQLRCKGMPASSFLRLARGLVEDAAAHGARVIINDRLDVALASGAAGVHLGQDDLPLAHARRMAGSGFVIGVSTHDVAEARAAENGGADYIGFGPMFPTGSKPDALSRPRTLDELRAVRRAVRIPIVAIGGIGEATAASVLEAGADAVAMIGALASASDPLAFTRRILALGPLRG, encoded by the coding sequence ATGAGCGACGCTGCCGGACGGCCGCAGACGCGGCCGTCCGGCGCCTTCGTCGCGGCCCCGTTCTACCCGATCCTCGACGCGGCGCCCGATCTCGACGATCCACGGCCGATCCGGGCGCTTGCCGCGCAGGTCCTACGCGCCGGCGTTCCCTGGCTGCAGCTCCGCTGCAAGGGAATGCCGGCGTCGTCGTTTCTGCGCCTCGCGCGCGGGCTGGTCGAGGACGCCGCGGCGCACGGCGCGCGTGTGATCATCAACGACCGGCTCGACGTCGCGCTCGCGAGCGGTGCGGCCGGCGTGCACCTCGGCCAGGACGACCTCCCGCTCGCCCACGCGCGCCGGATGGCGGGCTCGGGGTTCGTGATCGGCGTCTCGACGCACGACGTGGCCGAGGCGCGCGCCGCCGAAAACGGCGGCGCCGACTACATCGGCTTCGGTCCGATGTTCCCCACCGGGAGCAAGCCCGACGCTCTGTCGCGGCCGCGGACGCTCGACGAGCTGCGCGCCGTGCGCCGCGCGGTGCGGATCCCGATCGTCGCGATCGGCGGCATCGGGGAAGCGACCGCAGCCTCCGTGCTCGAGGCCGGCGCCGACGCGGTGGCGATGATCGGCGCGCTCGCGAGCGCGAGCGATCCGCTCGCGTTCACGCGCCGCATCCTGGCGCTCGGGCCGCTTCGCGGCTGA
- a CDS encoding YdcF family protein produces MRSLLRLLVLLLLVAALVPWLPRLLAATDPLPPRADAIFVFAGDVPDRPRCAAELYARGLAPRVVFGGGRTLPELIAVERPMTDAVVNATIAMQNGLPIEAAVVLPEGTSTWEDAAVLRRWVEQSGAKSIVAVTSPLHSRRARTTLRLTAGEAGFDVRVHACGEPLPPESLWWLEERPLIQVTNETLKLALYTVRYFVPAWLGFGPVPGSEAPARHTP; encoded by the coding sequence GTGAGGTCGCTCCTCCGCCTCCTCGTCCTGCTCCTGCTGGTGGCCGCGCTCGTGCCGTGGCTGCCGCGTCTCCTGGCCGCGACCGATCCGCTGCCTCCCCGAGCCGACGCGATCTTCGTCTTCGCGGGTGACGTTCCGGATCGTCCGCGTTGTGCGGCGGAGCTGTATGCGCGCGGGCTCGCGCCGCGCGTCGTGTTCGGCGGCGGCCGGACGCTCCCCGAGCTGATCGCCGTCGAGCGGCCGATGACCGACGCGGTGGTCAACGCGACCATCGCGATGCAGAACGGGCTGCCGATCGAAGCGGCAGTCGTCCTTCCCGAGGGCACGAGCACCTGGGAGGACGCCGCGGTGCTGCGCCGCTGGGTCGAGCAGAGCGGCGCAAAGAGCATCGTCGCCGTCACCTCGCCCCTGCACTCGCGGCGCGCGCGCACGACCTTGCGTCTGACTGCCGGCGAGGCAGGCTTCGACGTCCGCGTGCACGCCTGCGGCGAGCCGCTCCCGCCGGAATCGCTGTGGTGGCTGGAGGAGCGGCCGCTGATCCAGGTCACCAACGAGACGCTGAAGCTCGCGCTCTATACCGTCCGCTACTTCGTCCCCGCCTGGCTCGGCTTCGGGCCGGTTCCCGGCAGCGAGGCCCCCGCCCGCCACACGCCATAG